A single Sphingobacteriales bacterium DNA region contains:
- a CDS encoding CBS domain-containing protein: protein MFVQDCIDTSLPFIRLTDKAGYAVDLMQEYKVPALAVVNEGVLIGSISETKLLEADDLCLIESLRDDLISDSIVEGTHLFDVIKKTSEHSSCFMPVINSEKEYIGITTPQKILNTLALHSSFMSGGGIIVLELETKDYSLTEISKIVESNGAMILHCMVATSVNQHQMQVSLKVNKNDLKDIQLTFERYRYTVLSVLHQSEYEMQLKERYDSLMRYLEV from the coding sequence TTGTTTGTTCAAGATTGCATAGACACCTCCCTGCCATTTATCCGATTAACGGATAAAGCCGGTTATGCTGTAGACTTAATGCAGGAGTATAAAGTACCCGCATTAGCTGTTGTAAACGAGGGAGTGCTGATTGGTTCGATATCTGAAACTAAACTGCTGGAAGCCGATGACCTTTGTCTTATTGAAAGCCTCCGGGATGATTTGATCAGTGACAGTATCGTGGAGGGAACTCATCTTTTTGATGTTATCAAGAAGACCAGCGAACATTCCTCCTGCTTTATGCCGGTGATTAATTCGGAGAAAGAATATATTGGGATTACAACTCCTCAAAAAATATTAAATACCCTGGCCCTGCACTCTTCGTTTATGTCGGGCGGAGGAATCATTGTGCTGGAACTGGAAACAAAAGATTATTCCTTAACTGAAATATCCAAGATTGTAGAGTCCAATGGCGCTATGATATTGCATTGTATGGTCGCCACCTCCGTAAATCAGCATCAGATGCAGGTTTCATTGAAAGTCAATAAAAATGATCTGAAAGATATTCAGCTCACCTTTGAAAGATACCGCTATACCGTTCTGTCCGTTTTACATCAGTCAGAATATGAGATGCAGCTGAAGGAGCGCTATGACAGCCTCATGAGATACTTAGAGGTTTAG
- a CDS encoding carboxypeptidase-like regulatory domain-containing protein: MPFAKTNILILLFLLCLSSRGQTFIEGQVFDAATKNPVSYANIYIKGTTIGTTTNDTGYFQLKLNSFQDSVSAAYLGYYEKSLPLKKQARNRVNFYLLSSESMLAEAVIVASKESLEDYLIRKILEHKPKNNKANLQNYSYEFYNKIELDIKNMSEKFKNRKMLKPFKFVFSNIDSTSEEEPFLPLLLSENISDFYYTTELNKKREIIKASKMSGMNDASFNEFLSATYQDINIYENAYTILAKQFISPIASSCRTFYKYKVIDTLVSDNVLHYKMMFEPRTKGDYTFFGSFIVSENNYAIKDIQLRMAPHVNINFIKRIEINQRFDFVDNQFWMITDDHLLIDFAPLNKIPAIVTRKNVVYRNFKINNPYNDSIINATKEQLVIDMEEVKKDQAYWDTSRFVQLTKNQAAVYHLIDTIKTIPAYKTYIEIINLILTGYYRTGPVELGPILSVISNNQLEGWRFRMGLQTNSRMCDWAKASGYFAYGVRDKKVKGGISAQFLLDKSPRQIVSASFVKDVNKISRTTDLLSADNLLNFIILRRRPVFRLMYLEETKLGYEIEYKQGFSMGLIMQNRKIQQGTIPFRYEYANRERGVDTLARLNQSELVFKARFAFGEKYIRKSSLFRSGINTSKIPVLQLEYVYGMRGFAGSQFNYHKITLAFSDIIPVRTVGRLEIKLQAGAVFGRVPFLLSEVHDGNQTFAFSNTAFNLMNDYEFYSDRYFQWNITHHFEGFFLNRIPGIRKLKLREVIHTRGVWGNVSSRNQEFNRLNNSFIKPLGKVPYIEVGFGLENILKFLRWDVMWRVTHRNEPKTHNWIMTFGFQFNL, from the coding sequence ATGCCGTTCGCAAAGACAAATATACTAATCCTTTTATTCTTGCTGTGTCTTTCTTCCAGAGGTCAGACATTCATAGAGGGTCAGGTGTTCGATGCTGCAACAAAAAACCCTGTCAGTTATGCCAATATCTATATTAAGGGCACCACCATCGGCACCACCACGAATGATACGGGCTATTTCCAGCTGAAGTTAAACAGTTTTCAGGACTCCGTTTCGGCAGCTTATCTGGGATATTATGAAAAATCACTTCCGTTAAAGAAGCAGGCCCGAAACCGTGTTAACTTTTACCTGCTGTCGTCTGAGAGTATGCTTGCAGAAGCGGTGATAGTGGCCAGCAAGGAGAGCCTGGAAGATTATCTGATCCGAAAGATTCTGGAGCATAAACCGAAAAACAACAAGGCAAACCTGCAGAACTATAGCTATGAGTTTTACAATAAGATTGAACTGGATATTAAGAACATGTCGGAAAAATTTAAAAACCGAAAGATGCTGAAACCATTTAAGTTTGTATTTAGCAACATCGACAGTACTTCCGAAGAGGAGCCATTCCTGCCGTTATTGTTGTCTGAAAATATATCAGATTTTTACTACACCACAGAGCTCAATAAAAAACGGGAGATTATCAAGGCTTCTAAAATGTCCGGTATGAATGATGCCAGTTTCAATGAATTCCTGAGTGCCACTTATCAGGATATCAATATCTATGAGAACGCATACACTATTCTGGCCAAGCAATTCATAAGCCCGATTGCCAGCTCGTGCAGGACTTTTTACAAGTACAAGGTGATTGATACGTTGGTGTCAGATAATGTGCTCCATTATAAGATGATGTTTGAGCCAAGGACGAAGGGGGATTATACTTTCTTTGGCAGTTTTATAGTTTCAGAAAATAATTATGCCATAAAAGATATTCAACTAAGGATGGCGCCGCATGTGAACATTAATTTTATAAAACGCATAGAGATAAATCAGCGGTTTGACTTTGTCGATAATCAGTTTTGGATGATAACCGATGACCATTTGTTGATTGACTTTGCACCCCTGAATAAAATCCCGGCAATCGTCACCCGAAAAAATGTGGTGTACAGGAATTTTAAAATTAATAACCCATATAATGATTCCATCATCAACGCTACGAAAGAACAGCTGGTGATAGATATGGAAGAAGTGAAGAAAGACCAGGCATACTGGGATACCTCCCGTTTTGTTCAGCTAACCAAAAATCAGGCGGCAGTTTACCATCTTATTGACACCATTAAAACCATCCCGGCATATAAGACATACATAGAAATCATCAATCTGATCTTAACGGGCTATTACAGGACAGGACCTGTAGAACTTGGCCCGATACTCAGTGTGATAAGTAATAATCAGCTGGAAGGATGGAGATTCAGGATGGGCCTTCAAACCAATAGCAGGATGTGTGATTGGGCAAAGGCATCGGGTTACTTTGCTTATGGTGTCCGGGATAAGAAAGTAAAAGGCGGAATAAGTGCGCAGTTCCTGCTGGATAAATCTCCCCGCCAGATTGTGAGTGCATCTTTTGTGAAAGATGTCAATAAAATAAGCCGCACAACGGATTTGTTATCTGCGGATAATTTACTTAATTTCATTATTCTTCGGAGAAGACCCGTTTTCAGGCTGATGTACCTGGAAGAGACAAAACTTGGATATGAAATAGAATATAAACAGGGGTTCTCGATGGGCCTGATAATGCAGAATAGAAAAATACAGCAGGGTACCATACCCTTCCGGTATGAGTATGCTAACAGAGAAAGAGGGGTGGATACGTTGGCCAGGTTAAATCAAAGTGAGCTGGTCTTTAAGGCACGGTTTGCATTTGGTGAAAAATATATCCGGAAATCCTCTTTGTTCAGAAGCGGTATCAATACCAGTAAGATTCCGGTATTGCAGCTGGAATACGTTTATGGTATGAGAGGATTTGCCGGCAGTCAGTTTAATTATCATAAGATCACCCTGGCTTTTTCAGATATCATTCCGGTGCGGACAGTCGGCCGTCTGGAAATTAAACTGCAGGCAGGTGCTGTGTTCGGACGGGTACCCTTCCTGTTGTCGGAAGTACACGACGGCAATCAAACCTTTGCCTTCAGTAATACTGCTTTTAATTTGATGAATGATTATGAGTTTTACAGTGACCGGTATTTTCAGTGGAACATTACACACCATTTTGAAGGCTTCTTTCTAAATAGGATTCCGGGGATACGGAAACTGAAACTGAGGGAAGTGATTCATACAAGAGGCGTTTGGGGAAATGTGTCTTCCCGCAACCAGGAGTTTAACCGTTTGAACAATTCATTTATAAAACCATTGGGAAAAGTGCCGTATATAGAAGTCGGATTCGGATTAGAGAATATTCTGAAATTCCTGCGATGGGATGTGATGTGGAGAGTAACACACCGGAATGAACCTAAAACCCATAACTGGATTATGACATTCGGTTTCCAGTTCAACTTATAA
- a CDS encoding GNAT family N-acetyltransferase, with amino-acid sequence MLIEKLAWDSSFFNINIGKVNPGCFNSETFFKEISNFDLIYIFEFPESVLIPDIEKYCNAPVDVKVNYAKSISHADIIDEHITEYSCDEANDELISLGIQSGLHSRFKTDPHFPSGAYEKLYTEWVIRSADKTLADCTLTYKTELDKIAGFITVALRGEAAHIGLIAVDESSRGKGIGKKLLQAAEYHACKHNFRQLRVSTQKANATASYLYEHFGFVAVEEINVYHYWNHPSH; translated from the coding sequence ATGTTGATAGAAAAACTAGCCTGGGATTCTTCATTTTTCAATATCAATATCGGGAAAGTCAACCCCGGCTGTTTTAATTCAGAGACATTCTTTAAAGAAATCAGCAATTTCGACTTGATTTATATCTTCGAATTTCCGGAAAGCGTTCTTATACCGGATATTGAAAAATACTGTAATGCTCCGGTAGACGTTAAAGTGAATTATGCAAAATCCATCAGCCATGCGGATATCATTGACGAACACATCACTGAATATTCTTGTGATGAGGCCAATGACGAATTAATTTCCCTTGGTATCCAGAGCGGCCTGCACTCACGATTTAAAACAGACCCGCATTTTCCTTCGGGTGCTTACGAAAAGCTGTATACGGAATGGGTAATCAGGTCTGCTGATAAAACTTTAGCCGACTGCACATTAACCTACAAGACCGAATTGGATAAGATTGCGGGCTTTATTACAGTTGCGCTCCGCGGAGAAGCCGCGCACATCGGTCTGATTGCCGTGGATGAATCTTCCAGAGGAAAGGGAATAGGCAAGAAGCTGCTGCAGGCCGCCGAATATCATGCGTGTAAGCACAACTTCAGACAACTGCGAGTTTCCACGCAGAAAGCCAACGCTACTGCATCCTACCTGTATGAGCACTTTGGCTTTGTGGCGGTGGAGGAAATAAATGTTTACCATTACTGGAACCATCCGTCACATTAA
- a CDS encoding glycosyltransferase family 39 protein — translation MPSKKYILFYFFTVVVYAFCVNEWNVYSVKKHNPGNITENSGSLVNGHTLYSIDNIWYVSQIKNYLNGKGFTVDPSKSHYAVRRTPVYPMFYGVHYLLFGEEGSYFWIRFTQILIFGLSAIALLFAVFNFTANSRIALLASFIYAFNPSIVSYLYYTVTEALSISLVCFVFYALSKCKQNPSGKNLLWAGFIFALAVLCRPIVVLLLFSCLFAILYFKDWSLKRAILPVLLFGTGASILIIPWTIRNYKITDGDIVFLEKYYGDPMDYGIPNVHLRKWIACWTNPADFSSERISNFMRSNLVNKEPVTKEHLIDSLTAVLPEKAYLGNSETAVWSAYNSLYEFYRKKYSAGNAALSKDSLEETATKKITALKTNFLKVAGFRYYVTTPLLFFKSVIFQSNSSNLVLLRDYRGCWYKFVLKALLYLLNVLTFTSLLALPLWGRRYLPLYFITALYTICTFFVITFGFRYFECRYIFPLLPFLCATLAICLVEAENLIKRKLNL, via the coding sequence ATGCCAAGCAAAAAATATATCCTTTTTTATTTTTTTACTGTCGTTGTTTATGCGTTCTGTGTCAACGAATGGAATGTGTATTCCGTAAAAAAACATAACCCGGGGAATATCACGGAGAACAGCGGCAGCCTCGTTAACGGACATACACTCTATTCAATAGATAATATCTGGTATGTATCTCAGATAAAGAATTACCTGAATGGAAAAGGGTTCACGGTGGACCCGTCCAAATCACATTACGCTGTCCGCAGAACACCTGTTTATCCGATGTTTTATGGTGTTCATTATCTGCTTTTCGGGGAGGAGGGTAGTTATTTCTGGATTCGTTTTACACAGATTCTTATCTTTGGCCTGTCTGCCATTGCACTGTTGTTTGCTGTCTTTAATTTCACGGCAAATTCAAGGATTGCACTGCTCGCCTCATTCATCTATGCCTTTAACCCATCCATTGTCTCGTATCTTTATTACACCGTCACGGAAGCATTAAGTATTTCTCTGGTTTGTTTTGTCTTTTATGCCTTATCAAAGTGCAAACAGAACCCGAGTGGTAAAAACCTCTTGTGGGCAGGATTCATTTTTGCACTAGCGGTATTGTGCAGGCCTATTGTTGTTTTATTGTTGTTCTCCTGTCTGTTTGCCATACTCTATTTTAAAGACTGGAGCCTGAAAAGAGCAATCCTTCCTGTTCTATTGTTTGGTACCGGTGCATCCATACTGATCATTCCGTGGACAATTCGAAATTATAAGATAACGGATGGAGATATTGTCTTTCTGGAGAAATACTACGGTGACCCTATGGACTACGGAATTCCAAACGTGCATCTCAGAAAGTGGATTGCCTGCTGGACTAATCCTGCAGATTTTTCATCGGAACGGATATCAAACTTTATGCGTTCGAATCTGGTCAACAAGGAACCTGTAACAAAAGAACATCTAATAGATTCCCTAACTGCTGTTTTACCGGAGAAAGCTTATTTAGGCAACAGTGAGACGGCCGTTTGGTCAGCATACAATAGCCTTTACGAATTTTACCGAAAGAAATACTCTGCCGGTAATGCAGCCCTTTCAAAAGATTCCCTGGAAGAAACCGCCACAAAAAAGATTACAGCGCTGAAAACAAACTTTTTGAAAGTTGCAGGGTTTCGGTATTACGTGACTACTCCATTGTTGTTTTTCAAGAGTGTTATTTTCCAAAGCAATTCCAGCAACCTGGTGTTATTAAGGGACTACAGAGGCTGCTGGTACAAGTTTGTCCTCAAAGCGCTGCTATACCTGTTAAATGTGCTGACCTTTACATCTTTGTTGGCTTTGCCACTTTGGGGCCGCAGGTACCTTCCTCTCTATTTTATTACAGCGCTATATACCATTTGCACATTCTTTGTGATCACCTTTGGGTTCCGGTATTTTGAATGCAGATATATCTTCCCGCTATTGCCATTCTTGTGTGCAACATTAGCCATTTGTCTGGTGGAAGCAGAAAATCTTATAAAGAGGAAACTAAACCTCTAA
- a CDS encoding glycosyltransferase family 2 protein gives MYLSIVSPIYNAASHLKQFVAEIEKQISAIASEYEIILVDDFSPDNSWAVIQEICSANPNVKGVKLSRNFGQHYAITAGLDYTKGDKVVVMDCDFQDAPSEIPNLYKKSLEGYDIVLARRIERKDNFTKKLFSKLFWKTLGYLTGSHIDHTIANFGIYSRSVIDAVCSLRESIRFFPSMVLWVGFAKATLDVEHQERQTGKSGYNFSKMFKLALDVMLAYSDKPIRIVIKTGFIISFLSLLMGFFYFILNFTNQIAVPGYTSIMISIWFLGGLIILILGILGLYIGKTFEGVKERPIYIVEKELNL, from the coding sequence ATGTATCTTTCGATCGTTTCGCCTATTTACAATGCAGCATCGCACCTCAAACAATTTGTGGCTGAAATAGAAAAACAGATTTCAGCAATTGCTTCTGAATATGAAATCATACTGGTGGACGATTTCAGTCCGGACAACTCGTGGGCTGTGATTCAGGAAATCTGTTCGGCAAATCCAAACGTGAAAGGTGTAAAACTAAGCAGAAATTTCGGCCAGCACTACGCCATCACCGCCGGGCTGGACTATACGAAAGGCGACAAAGTGGTCGTGATGGATTGTGATTTTCAGGATGCTCCGTCAGAAATACCCAATCTATATAAAAAAAGCCTGGAAGGCTATGATATCGTGCTTGCCAGACGAATAGAACGGAAAGATAATTTTACCAAGAAATTGTTCTCGAAGCTCTTTTGGAAAACCCTTGGCTACCTGACGGGAAGTCATATCGACCACACCATTGCAAATTTCGGCATCTACAGCAGGTCGGTGATTGATGCGGTCTGTTCACTCAGAGAGTCAATCCGGTTTTTCCCTTCAATGGTTTTATGGGTTGGTTTCGCCAAAGCCACACTGGATGTTGAACACCAGGAACGGCAAACGGGCAAAAGCGGATACAATTTTTCAAAGATGTTTAAACTGGCATTGGACGTCATGCTGGCTTATTCTGACAAACCCATACGTATCGTTATCAAAACAGGCTTTATTATCTCCTTCCTCTCCTTACTAATGGGTTTTTTCTATTTTATTCTGAATTTCACCAACCAGATAGCCGTACCCGGATATACCAGTATAATGATTTCCATTTGGTTCTTAGGAGGGTTAATCATCCTGATTCTGGGTATTCTTGGCCTGTATATCGGCAAGACATTTGAAGGGGTGAAAGAAAGGCCGATTTACATTGTCGAGAAAGAATTAAACTTATAA
- a CDS encoding glycosyltransferase family 39 protein, whose product MNPIPKKYFLLLFFVSISYTVLVTQVNIHFIKKTNPANKESNARSLVHNSTVYSIDNYWYVNHVKNYLQYHKFTVDVKMPLYEVRRTPIYPLFYGLHYWLFGDENSFFFIRFSQTILLALAVLALFSGIYNFTGNKTIALLSALFYGLFPVFAMATSFTNAESISTELVCIFIFMLSLCYIHPGKKWIWFLTGISFAITALCRPSNVFLVFTCFFAILHFNLYNIKNILAKGSLFALGALVLFAPWTIRNYKVTNGDFVFLEKYYGDPMDYGMPHIQLRSWVACWINPCNYSVEDLSNKMLVSLTIERDTTKREEIIDSYVGNMPHRAFIGNSEEEVREAVAALYDYYKIKTSVPDKKLLAEYEKRAVEKSDRLKSNFIHKSVIDYYLITPLSFVQSIVFQSNSNSMAFLDNPDSNFIKVIFKAILYLITVAAYLSILAVLILQKKYSPFYWLAVLFIVANFTAIIYVLRYFEARYNLPLFPFLFGLLGITVFEISNILKRIFNHYYPATSDK is encoded by the coding sequence ATGAATCCAATCCCAAAAAAATATTTTCTACTACTATTCTTCGTTTCCATATCCTATACTGTCCTGGTCACACAGGTGAACATTCATTTTATCAAAAAAACAAACCCGGCCAATAAGGAATCCAATGCGCGAAGCCTGGTCCATAACAGCACCGTGTATTCCATTGATAATTACTGGTACGTCAATCACGTAAAGAATTACCTTCAATACCATAAATTTACGGTGGATGTTAAGATGCCGCTGTATGAAGTCAGACGGACACCGATCTATCCGCTTTTTTATGGCCTCCATTACTGGCTGTTCGGAGATGAGAACAGTTTTTTTTTCATCCGTTTCTCACAGACCATCCTGCTTGCTCTTGCCGTGCTGGCCCTGTTTTCAGGCATTTATAATTTCACCGGAAACAAAACGATAGCGCTTCTTTCTGCGCTGTTTTACGGCTTATTTCCGGTATTTGCCATGGCAACCAGCTTTACGAACGCCGAATCCATCAGCACGGAGCTGGTTTGCATTTTCATCTTTATGCTTTCCCTATGCTATATCCATCCCGGTAAAAAGTGGATCTGGTTTCTAACAGGAATCTCATTTGCCATAACGGCGTTGTGCAGACCGAGCAATGTTTTTCTTGTATTCACCTGCTTCTTTGCCATCCTTCATTTTAACCTGTACAACATTAAAAATATCCTTGCGAAAGGTTCCCTTTTTGCATTGGGAGCATTGGTATTATTCGCACCCTGGACTATCCGCAACTATAAGGTGACTAACGGTGATTTTGTATTCTTAGAAAAATATTACGGTGACCCGATGGATTACGGTATGCCCCATATACAATTGAGAAGCTGGGTGGCTTGCTGGATTAACCCCTGCAATTACAGCGTGGAAGACTTGTCCAACAAGATGCTGGTCAGCCTGACGATTGAAAGGGACACGACAAAGAGAGAGGAGATCATCGACAGCTATGTCGGCAACATGCCACACCGTGCTTTTATAGGCAATTCGGAAGAAGAAGTACGAGAAGCCGTTGCCGCACTCTACGACTATTACAAGATAAAGACATCCGTTCCGGACAAAAAGCTGCTGGCGGAATATGAAAAGAGGGCTGTAGAAAAATCAGACCGCCTGAAAAGTAACTTCATCCATAAGTCGGTGATAGATTATTACCTGATTACACCCCTGTCATTCGTTCAAAGTATTGTCTTCCAGAGCAACTCCAACTCTATGGCCTTCCTGGACAATCCGGACAGCAACTTCATCAAAGTGATCTTTAAAGCCATCTTATATCTCATCACCGTTGCTGCTTATCTTTCCATTCTGGCTGTATTGATCCTTCAAAAGAAATACAGCCCTTTTTACTGGCTAGCCGTCTTGTTCATTGTTGCAAATTTCACCGCCATCATTTATGTTTTAAGGTATTTTGAGGCACGTTATAACCTTCCGTTATTTCCATTCTTATTCGGATTACTGGGGATTACCGTATTCGAGATTTCAAATATCCTAAAACGCATATTTAATCATTATTATCCCGCTACATCGGACAAGTGA
- the xth gene encoding exodeoxyribonuclease III produces the protein MEIISYNVNGIRSAISKGLVDWIKQTDYDVYLFQEIKADELSIPKELFEEIGYTHYWFPAEKKGYSGVGALVKGTHSDVVKGMNIHRYDSEGRLMRLDIGDITLVNSYFPSGSSGDERQLVKMDYLNDFYNYIHELKKDKKKIIVSGDYNICHQAIDIHDPVGNKNSSGFLPEEREWMSNYLNSGFIDTFRHFHPDKKQEYSWWSFRANARNNNKGWRIDYHAATKELEQQLVDAKIFMDVKHSDHCPIYLKVRL, from the coding sequence TTGGAAATTATATCATACAATGTAAACGGTATCCGCTCTGCCATATCCAAAGGCCTGGTCGACTGGATTAAACAAACGGATTATGATGTATATCTCTTCCAGGAAATAAAAGCGGATGAACTGAGCATTCCCAAAGAACTGTTTGAAGAAATCGGGTACACCCATTACTGGTTTCCTGCAGAAAAAAAAGGGTACAGCGGAGTCGGCGCACTGGTGAAGGGCACACACTCGGACGTGGTAAAAGGCATGAACATACATCGCTACGACTCCGAAGGAAGGCTGATGCGGCTGGACATAGGGGATATCACCTTGGTGAACAGTTACTTTCCATCCGGCTCCAGCGGGGATGAACGGCAGCTTGTAAAAATGGATTACCTGAATGATTTCTACAACTACATACATGAACTGAAAAAAGATAAGAAAAAAATCATCGTTTCTGGTGATTACAATATCTGCCATCAGGCGATAGACATTCACGACCCGGTAGGCAACAAGAACAGCTCCGGCTTTTTACCGGAGGAACGCGAATGGATGTCCAATTATCTTAACAGCGGATTCATCGACACCTTCCGGCATTTTCATCCCGACAAGAAACAGGAGTATTCCTGGTGGAGTTTTCGGGCAAATGCGCGCAACAACAATAAGGGCTGGCGCATTGATTACCACGCGGCCACCAAAGAACTGGAACAACAACTGGTTGACGCGAAAATATTCATGGATGTAAAGCACTCCGACCACTGTCCTATTTACCTGAAAGTAAGGCTTTAA
- a CDS encoding DUF3109 family protein produces MILIDDILISDDVIEKQFVCNIKKCKGICCVEGDSGAPVEKSETKILKKIYPKIKKYLIPAGVKAIEAQGTFVDEPDVEYTPYATPLIDGGACAYVNYEMDGTITCGIEKAWKDGVTGFRKPISCHLYPIRIKPMETVTAVNYDVWDICSDACTLGKKLKVPVYVFVKDALIRKFGEDFYAALDEAAKQT; encoded by the coding sequence ATGATTTTAATTGACGATATATTAATCAGTGATGATGTAATCGAAAAACAGTTCGTTTGCAATATCAAGAAATGTAAGGGTATCTGTTGCGTGGAAGGCGACAGCGGTGCGCCGGTTGAAAAATCGGAAACAAAAATCCTGAAGAAGATTTATCCCAAAATAAAGAAGTACCTGATACCGGCAGGCGTTAAGGCGATAGAAGCACAGGGCACATTTGTCGATGAGCCGGATGTTGAATATACTCCTTATGCGACTCCGCTGATTGATGGAGGGGCCTGCGCGTATGTCAATTATGAAATGGATGGCACGATTACCTGTGGAATAGAAAAAGCCTGGAAAGACGGTGTGACCGGTTTCCGGAAACCCATCAGTTGCCATCTGTATCCGATACGCATAAAGCCTATGGAAACCGTAACGGCGGTGAACTACGACGTGTGGGATATCTGCAGCGATGCCTGCACGCTTGGAAAAAAACTGAAAGTACCGGTATACGTTTTTGTAAAAGATGCCCTGATTCGTAAATTCGGTGAAGACTTCTACGCAGCATTAGACGAGGCGGCCAAACAAACTTAA
- a CDS encoding class I SAM-dependent methyltransferase, translated as MEFKDYTAELVEKDGVFFSKEKAAISYPEKGNDNYFQIEDLSFWFNHRNDCIKDVVRKYNNNRFFFDIGGGNGFVAKGLEDAGIPTALLDPGVKGCVNAKNRNLKHIICSTLEDARFPASSMESIGLFDVVEHIEDDSAFLKNIHQILQPDGMVFLTVPAYSFLWSVEDVDAGHYRRYTLSQIENKLKDIGFTLVYTTYIFSLLPFPVFLLRSLPSRLGLYKKPAELNELKSSHSVRNGFLSKIIDKLWKCELKWIQKGRKIPFGGSCLVVAKKL; from the coding sequence ATGGAATTTAAAGATTATACGGCGGAACTGGTGGAGAAAGATGGCGTCTTTTTCTCCAAAGAGAAAGCAGCCATTTCCTATCCTGAAAAGGGCAATGATAACTATTTTCAGATAGAAGACTTGAGTTTCTGGTTTAATCACAGAAATGACTGCATTAAAGACGTCGTCCGGAAATATAACAACAACCGGTTTTTCTTCGATATTGGCGGTGGAAACGGCTTTGTGGCAAAGGGACTGGAAGATGCGGGCATACCCACCGCCTTATTGGATCCGGGTGTTAAAGGCTGTGTAAACGCCAAGAACAGAAACCTGAAGCATATCATCTGTTCAACATTGGAGGACGCCCGTTTCCCAGCCTCCTCCATGGAGTCGATTGGATTATTCGATGTAGTTGAACACATTGAAGATGATTCTGCTTTCTTAAAAAACATACACCAAATCCTGCAGCCGGACGGAATGGTGTTTTTGACAGTTCCGGCCTATTCCTTCTTATGGTCGGTAGAGGACGTTGACGCCGGGCATTACAGAAGGTACACCCTGTCTCAGATTGAAAACAAGCTGAAAGACATTGGTTTTACATTAGTATATACCACTTATATCTTTTCATTGCTGCCCTTTCCTGTTTTTCTGCTCCGGTCACTCCCAAGCAGATTAGGTCTTTATAAAAAGCCAGCCGAGCTGAACGAATTAAAAAGCAGTCATAGTGTACGCAATGGATTTTTGAGTAAAATCATTGATAAATTATGGAAGTGCGAATTGAAATGGATACAGAAAGGACGCAAGATACCATTCGGTGGCAGCTGTCTGGTAGTAGCTAAAAAATTATAA